One Nymphaea colorata isolate Beijing-Zhang1983 chromosome 12, ASM883128v2, whole genome shotgun sequence genomic window, AACCAATATTTCACTTAAGGCATACAAGATATTCCATTAATAACTGTCTGCTTCAATTCATTGAAGCAATTCGATGAATTTAATCGGTCCTTTAAGAAACCTCATGCAGATCCATCACAGAGGCAGAGgaaagcaatatatatatatacacctctAACTAAACTCTTGCCTCTCAAGTAAAGATCGGAGAAATTCAAATGTTGAAATTTATCttattgagaaaaaataataaaagttcaaattttataaGGTTTTGTTTGTCTTTCTCAACTCATGAAATTCGATACTGGCATTTAATTTTCtcgatttttttattaattatactTTTATACACGTCTAATTGTGTAATTAGATCTatgaaaaataacttaaatacgCTGAAAAGCAAACATTGGAGGCTGGCTCCAAGgactatatatatttatatatatactgcaAATATGACACACCTTACTATTCTCTGCAAAGTTGTCCCAAGAAAATTGGGAATCGCAAAAGATAATGCTAAATTTGAATGACATGGCGACAGAACAGTTGATACAATCGATCAGGCAATAAAACACTAGGTGTTTGAAACGACAAGATCACACTGAGAATTTTACACCTTCATCATCAGCTGACGTGCCCTTGAAAATAGTAGCTTTGCCCTTCTGCTCTAGCAGTTTTAAAGCACGCATAAGTATGGTTCGATCAATTCCAGCAAGCTCTGCAGCAGAGCAGAAGAAGCCGTAAAACATTACGAATAACAGAAAGGAATGTAAAATTGGAAACTGCGAATAAAACTGaaggacaaaaagaagaaacaccCTAATGACCataacaataaaaatgataagTGCCGGCCAAATGGAAAGATGCATAGAACAAAATTGGTGACAAGTGGTCACCAGAAATACAATAAAATcgacaaagaaaataaaataaaagtcagaagaaagaaactaaagaaGGTGGCAGCACCAAAGGTCGCACTGTAGCAGGTGGCATGGGTGAAGGTGGTTGAAGGGGAAAGAGACTAGCGGGCAGACCGGCTGCAGGTGAGTCAGCAAGACTGAGGAAGAATGGAGGACTAGGTCTTCGGGAGGAATAGGCAAGGTGATAGGACGACAGAGCCAAAGGCAAGGGATGCCATACTAAGAAAGGTGAAGAGAGGTTGGTCAGACATTGGCAAGCTCCACCAGCATGAGCAAAGGAGAGCCTTGTTCTGCCGAACCAAACAAGGACACCCACACCACCAAGGTAGCAGGGGTGCGGAACAGTCTTCTGACATGCGAGGCACATGAAGGGACGGTTAGCACCCGAAAGAAAGCAACAGAGGCTAAGACAGCTTTCTTTGCTACCATTATAGAGTATGAAGCCAAAGAACTAAGCATCCCATGAAAGTTACCAGTTTTTGATTTGTTGATAGGAAATGGAGATTGTAGAACCTCTATTGTCAACACGATGTGCCACATTCAAACTGATGCTTCTACTATATCCCAGATAAATCATAGAATGACTTGCCTCCACATCCACTTATGGTATATACTATGGATGAAAACATAATCAGCGCGTAATCTACACTCACTAGCTTCTTGGTTATGTTCTTTAATATCTATTCACAGTTCTATGCATTAGCAAACAATCAGCAAAAGGCATATAACATATTTCTCTCTTACAATTATCAGACCTATCCTATACCAGGTTTCACAGTTAACAAAGTTGAAATCAGCCTTGGATCGATAGTTTTCAGACCACATGCACTTGATTGCATATGTTAATGTTAATGCAGCTGGATAGTTTAGCCATGTCAGAGCTAAGTCAGATCCAAAGCAGATACACTTCCCTATATCAGTAGGTGTAGCTTTTGGTTTCATCCATGACGGCCAGGCCTTGCCGGTGATAAACCTACCATGATGCCTTTTTATCTGCAGTCAGTGGCTTTGACCAACATCTAGGAAGAGAAAGCTTCTCTTGCCCATAAGTAAAAGTGCATATCTTGTTAAAAAGTTGCAAAAAGACCAGCCAAAGTataataaactttaaaaaacaaaggatttttttttactatgtttacaaggaaaaaaagtgtACCTGTGCCTCTTGATTCGATCCCTGATCGTATTTCTTCAACAGTTAGCACAGTGTCTCCAAACCCATAATCCCTCACCTTATTGCACAAACAATTTGTGGCAACAAGCACTATTCATCAACATCTTGTCAATTAAAAAATCACAGATATGTTTTCCAAGAGATTAAGTTCTGCACTTACAAAGTGCAATATTATGTCAGCCCATTCCTGAATCCGATGCCAAAGAATCAAGCATTTCCTATGTGATTTATCCATCCATTCTGCTCTCCCTGAATCCAAACAGTAATCACACAGGCGAATCTCATGGGATCAGGAATGTTCTTCAACATTCTTCTAACGTTTAAAATGTGAAATAGGACGAACCTTCTGAAACCAATGCTGAAAGAAAAACTTCCTTTGCTTCATAGGTAAGGCTTCCTGCAAAACCAACAATtctcaaaaaattcaaaactgtCCAAGCAAAGAAGAGTCCTTCATACACAACCCAAGTTGTTGGATGTTGCTtcatagaaacaaaagaattctTGAATCATGTGTGTGTCTCCACAAGGTAAGAAGAGGTAAAAGAAACCAGGATAAGCCGAGAAGGGAATGTAAGTGGGTGGACAACAGCAGAGAATGTGCACAATGAGTACATTTAACTTTTTAAGGCCAGTAAGTGAACTGAATTGCCCATAATTACACTGATTCTGCTTGCATGGAATTCATTCAGGCATATGAAATGATATCAACCATCATTTTGGAGCAGCTTCTGTAGTATAGGTGAGCCAAGCACGAAGAATCAGTGCATTCTCAGCTCAATATGTCTAGGATCTCTTCATAATTACATCATACCATTTGTCATTTCCTTGTTAGCCAAGTGACTGACGTTATGCTCACAACCGATTAGCCAGAGGTTCAATACTTCTATTCTCACTGCAGATGCTACACAAAGGAaagattttatcatctaataACCAGCTTGGGCATAGCTAAGGTGTTTTGGCTACAGATTGTCTTTCTTACCCAAGCATTATTGCggagtttgaagtttgaacattgCCTGGCTGCAAACAAGCTGAACCAGAAAACAAATCCCATTTCCACGTCACAACAGACTATGTACAGCCAATAGCAAACACTGTTTACTAGCAATGCATATAAATTCCCTTAACATCAGAGACCAAgacaatgaaaaatttcatgCGGTCATTGACACAAGCTGAGAACATGTTactgaaaattttgcaaaagcTGTTTTTGTTCTTCATAAGATGTCAAAGACATACTCTCAATTATTGGATTTGAAAAGAGCGGAAACTCTTCCTCCAGGCCAATCACGAAGATCTTCTGATGCTTACAGTAATCAGTAATCAGTTCCTTCCAGAGCTCCACTTGCTTCTGTCTCGTGTCCCTTACAGGCTGCAAGCTGCATATATACATTCGGTGGCATGAACAATCCGCCCACTGAAAGCAACCAAAAATATAAAGCTAATTGCGGCATGTCAAACACATTCtctttgaaaatttaacaaatgTTAGTTAACATGTTTCCCAGTTGCCACTTTGCACCATGAATTCAACCAGGAGTAAAGTGAACAAAGTCCTACATTGCCACCGTTGCGAGGAAACGAAATAACAAAAGTCAGTAAACACCCAAATCCGAAAGAAAATCCACAAAATTCCCGTGAATGAATCATATTCAAAGACTAGTCTAATAACAGAAAACCATCAgcaagaaaaaatcaatcataTTGCAGTTTCCAGAAGTCAATATCCAGAGATCAAGAATTTACGTGAAGTATGGCGGGTAGCTGAAGAACGGCGGAAATTTGAAATCACCCAACTTCTGCATCTCAGCTTCTCAGTGATGAATGAACTTTTCCAACTATGCCTCTCGCATAACCTAAAACAACAAAGAATTCCAATTTCCGCCTGAAACGTTAAAGACTTCCCTCATCGTTTTCTTTTTGCTCATTTATCAATAGACCCTCAAAATGaatggggaagagaaaaaagtaaaaaaaaaaaaaaaaactgcgcGGAGAAGGTGCCAATACATTCAGCATCTGAGCAAACCCCTCACAAACAATTGAAGATATCTCACCTGGAGAAAGCGAaaggagagaggaaagaaaactGGAAAAAGATTAATGGAAATAAGGTTACCTACTGCCGGATGCTAATGATTGCCAGTTCCAGAGATCGACCGGAAGCGTCCTACAgggcggagagagagagagagagagagagagagagagagagggagggagggagactTTCAGGCTACCACCTTGGCACATTGACAATTTACGCCGTCAAAGGAAGCGGGTTCGGACGGGCAGACTCGAGGGCTGAGCGGTCCGAACCAGCGAAAGTTCGGACCATCTTTAGACGGTTCGGACTCAGGTCTGCTGGACCGGTTTCTAGACTCGGACTCCGCCACCGGTGGAAACCATACAGTCTCTTCGAGCCAACAAGTTGGATCTTCCCACGCCGCTCGCCTCTTCAAATCCGTAAGTGTAACCCTCTTTCTGCCATGCCATGATCGAGCTTCTCAACTGCCATATCTATCAATGTCAACACATCGGATGTACATTTATAATCATATTGAATTTcccagatattcacatatttacaTTTGAATACgaataaataaaaatcatatccaaatccaaatctaaaatctaatTTTACATACATTCGAATTTTGAACCGCATTTTGCCAAACATTAAATATAgaatatttgtctaaaactgaatccaatccgtatttgattcaaatccaatatttatgtatatctgaatctgattctaaatccaatccaatttcttaaacgaatattattttgttttatgtcAAATTTTTCATATCGCTTCAATCAAATATctaaatcaaatatattaacatcctTAAAAGGTCCCCGAAGCAGCCCCTCGTCTCCTTCCCTCGCATAGTCGACTGTGCGTCTCTCTCCCCCGCCAGATGAAGCTGAGCTCCGACCTTTTCTCGAAAAACTCCTGATCCTGTGTCCAGAAAGTTGATATCTTCCAATTAAAAAGACAATAAATCATCCCTGCAATCGCCTCTGCATCATAAACCGTGGCTAATGCATATGTGGATGTGTATTAAGccacaaattcaaattcaaactccCCTTCATACAACATGTGTATACGTGTTAAGCCAGATTTTTACGAAGAGGCGGTGTTTATTCTTTCTATCAGATCATTGGGGAAGACATTGGGAGAGAGCTGTGGAAAGCAGTAGCtgtgtttttttagaaaaggaaaaatggtcAAAAGAGTGAACATGActattttttccaaataaaagaGGAGCTGGTAGAATCAAGGAGTTCAGGCCTATTGCACTTTGTAATAGTCTTTATAAGATTATAGTTAAGGTTATGACAAAATGCATGAGAGAGCTTCTAGGTCATCTTGTTGGATCTAATCAAGGAGCCTTTTCAACTCCTcaataagaagaaagaagaggttGTGTCCTTAAAGCTGAACCTATCCAAAGCTTATGATCTAGTTTTATGGGAGTTCCTCAAAAATAGTTTGCTTTGGCTACTCTTCACCCATTGTGGATTCATAGCAGAGTGTTGGTATATGTCACCAATCTTATTTTTTCGGTTATGTTAAATGGGGAATGTGGCAATGAATTTCCTGCTGGCCGGGGGCTTGGTCAGGGCGACTTATATTGGTGATGGAGGTGGTGATTAGGGACCTGAAGGGGAGAACCCAAAGAGGGTGAATCAACCTTCCAACCAGTCTCGGCATCGGGCCGGATCTTCACATCTTCATGCAtgccaatgattttttgttgttcagCAAAGCCTCTATAAAATCTCTCAAAGGGTCGGGTTAGAGCTTTCCTTGAACAAATACAGAGTAATCCTGGTTTTGTTATCAATTATGCAAAATCCTCTTTGATTACTTTCAATGTTGAGTGTGGGAAAAAAGTAAGCATAGCTCAGTTGGAAAGCTGGCATGTTGGTATTGCCCATTGTCTGTCTTCGGATTCCTCTCTTTGTTGGGAGTCTAATAGAGGTGGGCTGACGTCCAAGATGGAGAGCAAGATGGCCACCAGAAGGCCAAACCCCTATTACATACTGGCCAAGCATGTCTTATTAGTGCTAACCTCTACTCTATAGTTCTTTATTGGATGCATGTCTTTTCATCTGTCTTCGGGGAGGCGTTCTCAGGAAGATGGAAAGGAGCATGGCTGGCTTCCTGTGGATGGACTCAAGAAATAGTCGAAAAGTTCACCAGATCACCTGAAAGTTACTTTGTCGGCCTAAGAATGAAGGACATAGAGATTTCTACCTGCTAGATGAGGTGAATGTTCTGCTGTTAGCCAACAGGATATGTTCAGTAGTCAATAGAAACTCATTGTTGCTGCAATGGCTTAATGCTAGATACTTGAAGCATGGAAAGAGTATAGGGACTGTTAGAAGAACTGGAAGGGATTATGCTTGAAGCAGTCTTGGATGGGAATGGAGAAAGATTGCTTTATCTACTCAAGTATAAGAACGAAAATGGAGCTAATGTGCTCTTTTGGGAGCGCAGACTGGTGGTATGAAGGAGTACTTCTTCAGCAAGTTGGCGGAGATGAGTATGGTGTTGTGGTGAACCAGAGGGGCCTAACAGTAGCTGAAGCTAACGTTTCGCTCCAGACAGAGACCACTTTGTGCTCAATCAGTTTTATGTGTGCTTCATTCCATCCATCTCGCTGCTGATAGGGATGAACTTGTGAACGAAAGTTCGAAGCTTAAGAGCTTGAAGTCTAGGAATCTATGGCACACGATCCAGCAAGACGGAGAACCCTGAGAGATGGAGACTCAGTATTTGGGGCCTCAATACTCCCGCAGGAGCTGGCTGAATGTCTTTCATAGACATAACAGATTGCTAACCTCACATCGCCTCTACAAGACCACAcgccaggaagaagaaaggaaagagagagagaaaatgagaagacAACAAagattttaacgtggttcgacctTTGGTCTACGTCCACGAAGGAAGGTGTTTCTTTCTTGTCAATTTTACAAGACAAGAGGCTCTCTTTTATAGTCAATTTTCATGACCATCAATCTCATATTCATTgggatttgatttgattacagAATCGCTAATCTCATATTTGTTGGGATTAGATTTGATTACAGAATAGCTAATCCCATATTTGTTGGGATTAGATTTGATTACAGAATCACACGTTTCCTCTTTTTCAGTTGCTATACATAGATGATCCTCATCTTTTGTAGCAGTCTTAATAGCCTGGGCGTTATCTTTGGTAGGGATATGATTTGTGGATCTGACATGGGCGAGATCTCCTCCAGCTATAGACATGTGATGTAGTGGTTTAATATCCCCCCTCAAGATGAACGCTCGGGAAAGAGCGTTAAGCTTGAATCTAAGATTGTCAAAAGTAGATTGAGCAAGTGGCTTGGTGAGGATGTCCGCGAGCTGATCAGCACTAGGTATATAGTGGACTTGAAGATGATTCTTGGCAATATGATCGCGAACAAAGTGAACATCAATCTCAATATGCTTGCTTCTATTATGAAAAACCGGATTAGCGGAGAGAGAAGCAGCACTGATGTTGTCACACCATAGATGAGGAACGTGTGGCATATTAATATGTAATTCCTTGAGTAAAAACGTGAGCCATAAAACCTCAGAAGAACAGGAAGCTAGAGCACGGTATTCAGCTTCGGTGCTAGA contains:
- the LOC116265363 gene encoding vacuolar protein sorting-associated protein 25; the protein is MQKLGDFKFPPFFSYPPYFTLQPVRDTRQKQVELWKELITDYCKHQKIFVIGLEEEFPLFSNPIIERSLTYEAKEVFLSALVSEGRAEWMDKSHRKCLILWHRIQEWADIILHFVRDYGFGDTVLTVEEIRSGIESRGTELAGIDRTILMRALKLLEQKGKATIFKGTSADDEGVKFSV